The following is a genomic window from Alphaproteobacteria bacterium LSUCC0396.
GGACGGACATGATATCGAGCTTGGCGCACAAATCCCCTACATGCCGGCTGCAAAGCTTTATGTGAAAAATTGGAAATGGAAGGGCGAAGACGGCGCTGGTGACACCAAGGGTAATACCTACAGTTTAGCTTTCTCCCAGTTGATAAATGGTGTTCAAGTTGAGCTTGGCCGCAGAGATTATGATGGACTTCAAAAAGATGAAAATTTTGGCCAATTAACCTACACCATTCCAATGGGGAGTGCGCCTGCGCAGTCTAGCCAGCCATTATTCTCAAGTGAGATGTTTGAAAGCGCGTCGATGAAAGACAAAATGCTCGATAAGGTTCGGCGTAATAACGCAATTGTAATCCAAACTAAGTTCGTTGCTGCGGTTGGTGGAGTTTAATACTATGTCACATTATTTGAAAATTTTGTTTTCAGCATTGTTTGTTTTTTCAACGTTATCATTATCAGCCAATGCTCAGACAATAGTAAACGAGAACGCCATGGCTTTCTCCGCCTGTCCCGCAACCGGTGACATGGTGGCAGAAGATGGAGAGTGCCGCGTCACGCCATCAACGTTTTCGACAAAGATATATGAAATTGGGTTATGCACCGCACACCCATATGGTGCGGCAAAAACAAGCGCAACATTTGACGCTTCAACTTGTGTTGTGATTTATACCGATGCAGCCCCTGCTGCCGTCGACCTTGCGGCTGCAATCGGAACCAATACGTCTCTTCCCGGAACTGCATCAGCGCCACCTGAGGGAACTTATGGGTTTCCGTATATTAAGTTAGGAACAGATTTTACAGTAGCTGGTTCATTTACAAACACACCGACTGGTGGAGTAGCAACCACCTACTACAGCCGTAGCAATGGGACCGTTGGCACTACTGCGCCAGCAGTTGCGAAAACAGACTCACTGAAAAACTTTGGTGATGACGATTGCTCATCGGGTTATGTGGGCGCTGCAGTTGTTGGTGGAACTATGGACGGCTTCATCACCAATACTGCTTTTACAAGAAGTACTGATACTGACAAGAGCGGCGACCCGGTCATCTGCAACAAAAGTGATAGATTAGTCGCGGTTATGAATCTAGCGGCGCCCTTCACCGTTACGAGTCAAACATATGCGGTAAACTTTAACTTTATTCTTACTAACTATGGAGCTCAGTTTGTTGATGGAAACAACACTGCCGGCGCCCCTGAAGAATTTGCAAGCGCACCCTTTGCTGGTTACTTTACTGTGCTAAATGCTGACTAAACAAAGACTCTAAAATTTAACCTAACAAACTCTGATACTGCCGCCAAACAAAATGGCAGTGGTATCAGAGAAAATTTGGCTGATGGCAGCCGAGAAATTATGGACATTTTATGCATCACCAGTCTCAATCATTGTGAGGCTCTTATTTTCGAGACAATCCTTCAAGTACCCAATGTTCCGGGAAGAGCTTTGGAAAAACAAGCTAGCCTTCCCTGTTCCCTTTAGGCTTTGATAGCAGCGAAGCGCATCATCCAAACTTAGTGAAGTTTTCTTATCATTCGGTCGCAAATCAGCATTTATTAGAGATAACCCGAGTTCACGCGAATGAATCTGCTCAAGCCTCAAGCTATCCCAATAACGTTCTAGCCTATCAGACAGTGTCATCGATAAGCTGCGAGCCTTATCTGCTGATTTTGTCTTGAGTGATACTTCAACACGGCGCTTATTGAAGCGTGCCTGCAGGTCCGTAGGAACTGCGCGAGAGAAGTAATAAATGTCATTTCTTTGATAAAAGTATACCGGAGACCTTGTCCACACCATAACGTGTACCACCCTGCTCTAAAACATTAACTGTTTAGATACAGTTACTAGGCCACCGATCCGCGGTTCTTGAAACTAGGAAATGGTGCGGCCGAGAAAATCTATTATGCCTTACGTATGCACCATCACTGACCTGAACATCAGCAATACTCACATATTATGTGTCACTGACTCACTGTCAACAGGCACGTAATCTTTCACAGTTTCTTTCACAGTGAATAGAAATCTTCGGGTAATGGAATAAGCCTACATATCCTTATCGTTATCAGTACAGGGTAAGTGAGATATGTAGGTGATAGATACATATCCTTGTTAAGGACACCTGACTGTTAGCTTACAGTGCCTTAACAATCCCAATGTCAATAACACCTAACCACCTATGGGGCGGCGGGCGCCACCCCCCAGCCGCACGTATATATAAATGGACAATTACACAGATCAGTCTTTAAAAGTGTTAACCACTATCAGTTGTCATTCTTGTCATTTGTGTCATTTTTAATGAAGGCGTGCTTTGGATTGTGGCTAGATTAATCAGTCTAGGTTTGTCAGGTAATATCTGAGTAGTTAATTGGAAGCAAAATGATTATTGTATTTTTTAGGGCCTGACGATTGGTACGTGCTGGTCTTCTTATTCACCTGATCATGACTACTATTGCCGGAATTTATCCTGCCAGTGCGGCAGACTCTGCAAGGCGTGATATTTCCTGTGGCAATTACCGCTACATCATAGAGAAATCTTTATTTGGTGTTAATGTCAACATCATGAATATTAATGATAATATTATTGCCTCAACCGAACGTCCTTATTGTCAATCAAACCCCGATGCTCAGATGGTGGCTGAACTTTCAGTAGATGGTGATGATATATGGTGTGTTGAAAAGTTCTTTATCGTGATGGATCGAAAGCCCATTGCAAAAACTTCGCGTTTGCTAAGCCTCACTCTGGACCGCGTCTTTGAATATGACTATTTGTGGCAAGCTGGTGACTGGGTAAAAGCTGACACACGGACCATTACTTGTGCCAGTCACAAAGAGCCTAAAATGAAAAAAATCCCCGATTAGGACTGGTAATTTCTCGCCTCGCTCCTTTGTTGTCCTATCCTATTGGTTCTAACCGCGCAGGTAAGTGAACTCAACCATTAGCCTCGCAAAAGGCGCTTTGATTAGTTTGTGAGGAAATTATGAGTGCAAATCTGAAAAGTATAATCCTAATGGTTATTGGGATGGGTTGTTTAACCTTAGGTGATTTGCTGATCAAAATCGCCAGCCAAACATTACCGCTCGGACAGGTAATGATTATATTTGGTGCCGGCTCAATAACAGTATTTTTGGGGGTTATGCGTATTGAGGGTGAGTCTGTTCGGCTATCGCCATTCACTAATCTTGCAGTAGTGTTGAGAAATATTGGTGACCTTATTGCCATAAATGGTATGTGCTTGGCATTAGTATTTGTTCCCATATCCACTATTGGGGCAGTGATTCAAACTGTACCATTGATGGTTACCGCAGCCGCAGCTTTGTTTCTTGGCGAGCGAGTTGGCCCACGGAGATGGTTGGCCATTCTTATTGGTTTTTTAGGAACTCTGCTTATCATCCAGCCGGGTGCTGCTACCTTTGATATCGCGACAACCCTTGTATTGATTGCTGCAGCAGGTATGACGTTACGAGATATAACGACCAAGCTGGTTCATGAAAATTTTTCAACTCTGCTTCTGTCCTCGTATACGTCTGTACTATTTATAATAAGTGGCGGCGTTTTACTCATAATCTCAGGTGGAGCCAGCATACCTGATATAAAGATGATAGCCATACTTGTAGCAATGATCGCCTGCGGTTCTTTGGGTTTTTTCTTTACAACTAAGGCTGTCAGGTTGGGAGATGTGTCTGTTGTAATCCCTTTTCGTTACACTCGACTTCTGTTTTCTGTGGCGGCTGGCATTTTAATTCTTGGCGAGCAGGTAAATTTGATCATGCTAATTGGTAGCGCTTTAACGATTTCATCTGGCCTTTACATTTGGCGCAGAGAAATTGTTATTCAAAATTAAAATAGGCGTGGCAAGAAATTGCCTCGCTTTCTCATACAGCTTTCGATTAGTGTTTTTTTCAAAATGAAATAATCCTATTTTCCTCATAAATTCAGAGCAAAAATGACAAAGCCTATTGCTACAATATTAGTCCTTTTTGGGGCTTCAATGATGAGTTTTGTTGGGGTCCTGATGAGGCTGCTCGATGAGGCTACGGGGTTCCAAATTCTTTTCTATCGGTCAATTAGCCTCACATTAATGGTTTTGCTGGTCGTCTGTATTCGGCGCAGAACCACTCCTTCATTTTTCATCAAATCAATTGATAAGCATGACCTGCTGATGGGAGGCTGGCTTTCAGTAGCCTTCACCACGTACATTTTCTCTATGCTCTGGAGTTCAGTTGCATCAACCCTATTAATCATCACTATTGCACCGTTTCTTGCTGCAGTAATTGCTTGGAAGTGGATTGGTGAAACTCCCCACCCTGTTACATGGCCAACCATGATCGTTGCAACTTTTGGCGTGGGCTTAATGGTTTATGATGGGGCTAATCTTGGTTATTCACTGGGAAATATCAGTGCATTTGTCTCTGCATTATGCTTTGCCATAATGCTAGTTGTAGCAAGGCGCAGTCAAAAAACGGATGTTTTAGGCGGAACGTTCATGGCTGGCGTATTTAGCGTTTTACTTGGAGCCATAACCGCAGTTGTTTTTGATGGCAGCCTTAAAGTCAGCCAATCAGATATTTCAATTATTTTATTTATGGGTGCCTTCACTATTGGTCTTGGAATCGCTTTGGTAACAACTGGAACAGGATATATCCCTGCTGCAGAGGTAAGTCTACTTGTGTTGATTGAAAGTGTTTTGGGTCCAATTTGGCCGTGGGTGTTTTTAGGTGAACCAATCACTATTTATGAAATTATCGGCGGAGTAATTACACTTTTAGCCGTAGCTGCCTTCACTATTTATAGTCGTAAATCACGAGTGCCTTTATCTGATTGAGTTAACCCCCGCCTCCCAATGACACAAATGACAAGAATGACAACTGATCTATAAACCTCTGCCAATTCTTCTCATGGACGACTTTCCATTTCCTTTGTCATTTCTGTCATTCCTGTCACATACCCATTTAAAAAGATCACCAATAATGCATCACGTATTAGGCACCGGCTTTGCCTAAACACGTTTATGGGCATTTTAGTGACTCATTGAATTGCACTTAAATGGCAACTGATAGTGGTTAACACTT
Proteins encoded in this region:
- a CDS encoding DUF6538 domain-containing protein, translated to MVWTRSPVYFYQRNDIYYFSRAVPTDLQARFNKRRVEVSLKTKSADKARSLSMTLSDRLERYWDSLRLEQIHSRELGLSLINADLRPNDKKTSLSLDDALRCYQSLKGTGKASLFFQSSSRNIGYLKDCLENKSLTMIETGDA
- a CDS encoding DMT family transporter, with protein sequence MSANLKSIILMVIGMGCLTLGDLLIKIASQTLPLGQVMIIFGAGSITVFLGVMRIEGESVRLSPFTNLAVVLRNIGDLIAINGMCLALVFVPISTIGAVIQTVPLMVTAAAALFLGERVGPRRWLAILIGFLGTLLIIQPGAATFDIATTLVLIAAAGMTLRDITTKLVHENFSTLLLSSYTSVLFIISGGVLLIISGGASIPDIKMIAILVAMIACGSLGFFFTTKAVRLGDVSVVIPFRYTRLLFSVAAGILILGEQVNLIMLIGSALTISSGLYIWRREIVIQN
- a CDS encoding DMT family transporter yields the protein MTKPIATILVLFGASMMSFVGVLMRLLDEATGFQILFYRSISLTLMVLLVVCIRRRTTPSFFIKSIDKHDLLMGGWLSVAFTTYIFSMLWSSVASTLLIITIAPFLAAVIAWKWIGETPHPVTWPTMIVATFGVGLMVYDGANLGYSLGNISAFVSALCFAIMLVVARRSQKTDVLGGTFMAGVFSVLLGAITAVVFDGSLKVSQSDISIILFMGAFTIGLGIALVTTGTGYIPAAEVSLLVLIESVLGPIWPWVFLGEPITIYEIIGGVITLLAVAAFTIYSRKSRVPLSD